Proteins encoded by one window of Musa acuminata AAA Group cultivar baxijiao chromosome BXJ2-9, Cavendish_Baxijiao_AAA, whole genome shotgun sequence:
- the LOC135622687 gene encoding eukaryotic translation initiation factor 3 subunit H-like, whose product MANTMARSFLQAVSSSEEIAPPLRVVQMEGLAVLKIIKHCNEFSPALVTGQLLGLDVGSVLEVTNCFPFPIREEDEEIEADGANYQLEMMRCLREVNVDNNTIGWYQSTLLGSFQTVELIETFMNYQENIRRCVCIIYDPSRSSQGALALKALKLTDSFMDLHRKNNFTGEKLREKKLSWVDIFEEIPIKISNSALISAFMTELEPESPVAQCDYDRLKLSTAPYMERNLEFLIDCMEDLSSEQNKFQYYYRSLSRQQAQQQAWLQKRRVENMARKAAGEEPLPEEDPSNSIFKPIPEPSHLDSYLITNQTSNYCNQINGVAGQNFSRLYLMKALHEN is encoded by the exons ATGGCGAACA CTATGGCTCGTTCTTTCCTGCAAGCCGTGTCCTCCTCCGAGGAGATTGCGCCGCCTCTGCGAGTTGTTCAGATGGAAGGGCTG GCTGTTCTGAAGATAATCAAACATTGCAATGAATTCTCACCAGCTTTAGTCACAGGTCAACTTCTTGGTTTGGATGTTGGGAGTGTTCTTGAAGTCACCAACTGTTTTCCTTTCCCG ATAAGGGAAGAAGATGAGGAGATTGAAGCAGATGGAGCCAACTATCAGCTGGAAATGATGAGATGCCTAAGGGAGGTCAATGTCGACAATAATACCATCGGATG gtatCAGTCAACTTTATTGGGATCTTTTCAGACTGTGGAACTGATCGAAACATTCATGAATTACCAG GAGAATATTAGAAGATGTGTGTGTATCATATATGATCCATCAAGGTCTTCTCAAGGTGCTTTAGCTCTCAAGGCCTTGAAACTCACAGACTCTTTTATGGATCTTCAccgtaaaaataattttactgggGAGAA GTTGAGGGAAAAGAAACTGTCATGGGTCGATATCTTTGAGGAGATTCCT ATTAAAATTTCTAATTCTGCACTTATTAGTGCATTCATGACAGAGTTAGAGCCTGAATCTCCTGTTGCCCAG TGTGATTATGATCGACTGAAGTTATCTACTGCTCCATACATGGAGAGAAACTTAGAATTTTTGATTGATTGTATGGAAGATCTCTCTTCTGAACAGAATAAG TTCCAATACTATTACCGAAGTCTCTCAAGGCAGCAAGCACAACAGCAAGCATGGCTTCAGAAGAGGAG GGTGGAGAACATGGCAAGGAAAGCAGCTGGAGAGGAACCATTGCCTGAGGAAGATCCTTCTAATTCCATCTTCAAGCCAATACCAGAACCATCCCATTTGGATAGCTATCTCATCACAAATCAGACATCCAACTACTGCAACCAAATTAATGG AGTTGCTGGTCAGAATTTCAGCAGATTATACCTAATGAAGGCTTTGCACGAGAATTAA